The window TATTGACgcgctgaatccgaatctgaggTCCGTTTGGTCCGTAcaccctcaaaattttgagataaatgcaaaaaaccgtaaaaaatggaaaaaaactgcagttttggtgataaaaaaaatttctaaatataaATCATACAAGTTTTACACGTGATTTGATCCGCTGAGTATAAATCCGAAGTTTATTTTGCCCGTAGGCccttaaaaatataaataaattgcaaaaaatccgtaaaaattactataaattgtatttacagtaatgaaaaaattgattaaacgTGATTAAATTTATCTCTCACATATTGTGGTGAACTAaatccaaataaaaaatctgttaaTGTGAATCGGTCtgaaatttaccaaaaatcgttcaaaaaagCGTAGAAAGATAAGGTAAGGAACgagctttatttttttttattttttatttatttttttttttttttgtgggccGGTGTTACGAATCCACCTTAATCCGTCGATAGATTAAAGTTATGGGCATGTGTGGGAAATTGATTGATGTTCGGTACATACGTCGGCACTACGCAGTCAGGTACGAAATACGGTGCCTAGATATAGACGTAAGTAGGTAGagatgaaatattgaatagaTTCGTACTGTATTATTGAAACCAGATGCCCATAATCGTCGAGCATTTGTTCGTTGCTTTGCATTGAACGTTGTATGTACGCTACGGTCGGATCGAAATAGATTATAGATTGCAACTTACTTGGGTGAAATTCTCCAAagagaaaatgtaaatttttccagCAGTCAAGTAAAGAGGCTGCTGAGCTCTGGCCATGCATAGGATGAGATCCCTCGCCTGATGTGGTGGTATATCGTACCAGGCACATTCGTAACAAGCTTCTCTGAAACGTTTGCTCTACGAAATAATGACTGGTTATGCCTAAAGTCGAATCAGCCGAATCGTGGTAATTGAAACTTGGCTATGGATAGAAAACCATTTGAGAAATCATCGGCAATGATATTCGTTCTATTGACAGTGAACTTAAATGGAACAACATCCCTGATTTATGTAGTTGAAACGAATGTGAGCTAATTCAAGTGGGGAAAGCTAGGATAtcaataatttgagaaaatgttTCGTAATTGGAAGGTTCAACCTGATTAAGCTCGGGGTAATTAAATTCGATTGTGATGTTTTTGGGCTCATTTTGGTCAACAGCCAAATTCCCGCAAATCATctgaaatcattttaaaaatcttaCAATATAGTTTACTTAAAATGCACTAATTATAATCGATGACGAATGTTTGTTATAGCGtgtaaaaaactatttttatcCACTCTGGAAATaattgcttgttttttttttcagataatctctgaggatttttgtttatggTGAACAGAGTAAGTCTAAAAACGTCAGATAAAAAACACCAGAGTTTAATCGTTTCTCGAATTAACGACATCTTAGCTTgcgattttcgaatttacccAGATTTATTTCTACCGCATAGAAGGGACGTTATTTCATTCCTGTCAACTATCATCGGCGATgataattccaaaatttttgttcatacGGTCAAACTGATTTATCCTTGATCCGGGTACAATTGATCACGCAAGCTTGAATAATCTCACCTCTTGTATCAGACACTCGCCGATGAAACAATAGGCGTACAGAAAGGTCAGCATTGAGGCCTCGTAGAAGGCAAAAGTAATCAAACTGGTCCTCTGAACCCTTTCGGAATTCTGTCTCAGGGAAGAATAAGATTTTATCGCAAGTCTCTTTTCGCTGgtcttttcaatttcacaaagAAAAACGATTACGATTAAAAAGTGTTTACCACAATCACATTGAACCCATTGAGACAAAtgagcaaggaagatccgaaCAGTTGGCCTAACAAGACGATGGTGAATGCCTTGTCCATTTTCTCCGCCATCCtgagaattttatattccgaTCAGAAACGGAACCAACGACATTAAGCTcttggtttaaaaaatttttggaacacAATAACTCGCCACATTAAACGTGTATGCCTCTTAACAATGCTCCGAATCCCACTATGCTGAAAGTTTGCCTTATCTTCTTTGAGAGCAGCTATTTTGCTGGATAATATTGAAAGTTCTCCACATATATGCAACATGAGCGTTATGAACAAACCGTCGGATCCGATCAAGCCGACGGTGACTAGAGGCAATGTTCCCCCTTGATACAAATAGGCCAAAACATACGTGTGGACCTCTGTGATTTCGAACGAATAACGAGTCCGGTACGGTAAGACATAGGGTGTCTTACCATTGTGGACttctgaaaaaatgaattttctccATTAATAATTGTACGATATTTAAAACAGAAATTGATCTACGAATCAATCTAAAGCATCGTTGAACTAGTCGTGAATTAATGGTGAGTAAATTACGCGCGATAAATTCTCGGTTATTGGGAGGTAGTTGAAAGTGAGATTATATTTCAGCTTTTTTAGCACTCTCAGATGAAGTTTTATAACTGGTATAAAACAGCGCTTGATAACGAGCAAGCGCCAAAGATAATAATAGACTCGAAATAAAATCAGAACTGTGTCCAACAGCTGAAATATTGATATTACACCAACGTTTGCATTCGTTTGTTAATTGTGTTCAAAACTAATATCTCCGTCAATTTTATCAGTCATAAATTATCAAATGTCATTTCCCCCCCAAAGAATTGttattgaagaaataatttccgtattaaatattaaaagaACACCTCATTATTTATGAAAATGCGGACCGAACAATTCCGTTGTTCGATATAATATGTGCATGTGcacagaaagaaaaataatatccatGGTGGTTAGCTTTTAGGACGCGTGAATACAGGAGTACataatgttttctttttttaacttggaataacttttgaataaaaaatgcaaaaggGGACTTTTTTCGGCTGAAGTAAGTGATTGGAGGTCATTTGCCAAAAGTCGATACGATTTATTACGTTACGTTATCTGATAATAGTATATGAAGTATTTCCCAAATTATTGTATTCGTAAGCTAAGAAGATCTCTAGAAAtgcaaaaatggaaaatactGGAACGTCAAACAAAAGCTTATTGTTGaatatcgatgcttcgtttcaaaaCTCAAAAGTTGACTTTTCTTAATCTTTTGTACACGTAACTTGTTTGCACAACGCTTTGTTCCCACTTGGTGCGAAAACGAATCATCCGATTTCAATCAACCTCAGATTGTTTGGTAGTAGAAATGCCTGAAAATGACCTACGGTGTGTTTCATCTCGATTCGTTAGTTGTAAAATGAATCCGGAACGAAATTACGCCTGAAAGTATGCAACTTTCACTTCACCCGTGTAATATGGGACTGCCTACCTGGCTGACTGGTATTTATGGTATTTTAGTTTAAACTATTACGTAAAATTCATTGTCGGAATGTTGTATGTGCGCGAATAACTTGACAACTGTTGAaccgatttttcaaactctttcTTCAGTGAATACGATAGACACTCTGTAGTAACTTCGGCTCCGTCGTTTCGATGAAACGAAAGACAAATAAGCAGGAAAAAAACGTACCAAATCACTAGAAAATACGCGAGCTTTATTTTACATGCTCTGAATTCTGACAATTCTATGTTTTGATGtgctatatttttattgatttcgaTGGTTCTATGTTTTGGTTTTCTCCACTTTGATGCTTtcgtattttgaatttgaaacaattcgaCTTTCtgcattttgaatttttatagaatAGATATTCGCATTGTTTGGTTAATCCATAAATTCGTCAGTATATTGACTGTCAGTTATACGTTATTTCATTTGGTTAGGCTTTTCGagcttttttctctcaaatgCATGTATGGTCTGCTTATTTTTTCAGTCTGAGAATATTAAGCTTACTATACTTTTAACTGGTTACAAATAACTGAACTATTTTACATAATAGTTCAGATTCTTCCCAAATTGAaagtattgaataaaatttaaaataacgtCAATCCCCCG is drawn from Neodiprion fabricii isolate iyNeoFabr1 chromosome 3, iyNeoFabr1.1, whole genome shotgun sequence and contains these coding sequences:
- the LOC124179131 gene encoding odorant receptor 22c-like encodes the protein MNLFVVESVLPSPQADEIVKISDLLGWTERMLTPFGMWPKDKHDLRFAVSFVYMAVHVGMECADFTRHMGDLQNLLDNLSETTIYMILFAKVIVFHKNRILAQMIDAMNEDRTDFKNNRSIDEQRLYAAYNAMAKTFFKILVPLVFSTAILYYLRPLAGLIFSKVHNGKTPYVLPYRTRYSFEITEVHTYVLAYLYQGGTLPLVTVGLIGSDGLFITLMLHICGELSILSSKIAALKEDKANFQHSGIRSIVKRHTRLMWMAEKMDKAFTIVLLGQLFGSSLLICLNGFNVIVNSERVQRTSLITFAFYEASMLTFLYAYCFIGECLIQESKRFREACYECAWYDIPPHQARDLILCMARAQQPLYLTAGKIYIFSLENFTQIIKTTIAYLSVLRTLT